From a region of the Marmota flaviventris isolate mMarFla1 chromosome 13, mMarFla1.hap1, whole genome shotgun sequence genome:
- the Ralgds gene encoding ral guanine nucleotide dissociation stimulator isoform X3: MMVDCQSSTQEIGEELVNGVIYSISLRKVQLHHGASKGQRWLGGENESALNLYETCKVRTVKAGTLEKLVEHLVPAFQGSDLSYVTVFLCTYRAFTTTQQVLDLLFKRYGRCDALTASPRYGCILPYSSENGGPQEQLKNAISSILGTWLDQYSEDFCQPPDFPCLKQLVAYVQLNMPGSDLERRAHLLLAQLEDLEPSEAEPEGEETWALAAAPVLALKPTPELQPEPAPEPALAPSPVAAPASAPELQPTAPASELQAAPAPVLDQEPVPAPAPEPEPVASPAPEREPALSQTLEPEPTSAPALSVEPCWPSPVSTENGLSQEKPHLLAFPPDLVAEQFTLMDAELFKKVVPYHCLGSIWSQRDKKGKEHLAPTIRATVTQFNNVANCVITTCLGDRSMKASDRARVVEHWVEVARECRVLKNFSSLYAILSALQSNAIHRLKKTWEEVSRDSFRIFQKLSEIFSDENNYSLSRELLIKEGTSKFATLEMNPKRTQRRPKESGVIQGTVPYLGTFLTDLVMLDTAMKDYLYGRLINFEKRRKEFEVIAQIKLLQSACNNYSIAPAEHFGSWFRAMEWLSEAESYSLSCELEPPSESASNTLKTKKSTAIVKRWSDRQAPSTELSTSSSSHSRSCDQLRCGSYLSSGDITDALSVHSAGSSSSDVEEINMSFVPESPDGQEKKFWESASQSSPETSGISSASSSTSSSSACTTPVATTRTHKRSVSGVCSYSSSLPLYNQQVGDCCIVRVSLDVDNGNMYKSILVTSQDKAPTVIRKALDKHNLDEEEPDDYELLQIISGDRKLKIPENANVFYAMNSTANYDFVLKKRTFSKGAKVKHGASSTLPRMKQKGLRIAKGIF; this comes from the exons AGCTCCACGCAGGAGATCGGTGAGGAGCTGGTCAACGGGGTCATCTACTCCATCTCCCTGCGCAAGGTGCAGCTGCATCATGGGGCCAGCAAGGGCCAGCGCTGGCTCGGG GGTGAGAACGAGTCGGCGCTGAACCTCTATGAGACCTGCAAGGTGCGCACCGTGAAGGCGGGCACGCTGGAGAAGCTGGTGGAGCACCTGGTGCCCGCCTTCCAGGGCAGCGACCTTTCCTATGTCACCGTCTTCCTGTGCACCTATAGAGCCTTCACTACTACCCAGCAGGTGCTGGACCTGCTCTTTAAAAG GTACGGTAGATGTGACGCCCTCACGGCCTCCCCTAGATATGGCTGCATCCTGCCctactccagtgagaatggcggACCTCAGGAGCAACTTAAAAA CGCCATCTCCTCCATCCTGGGGACCTGGCTGGACCAGTACTCGGAGGATTTCTGCCAGCCTCCGGATTTTCCCTGCCTCAAGCAGCTGGTGGCTTATGTGCAGCTCAACATGCCTGGCTCGGACCTGGAGCGCCGTGCCCACCTTCTTCTGGCCCAGCTGGAGGACCTGGAGCCCAGCGAGGCTGAGCCCGAGGGCGAGGAGACCTGGG CGCTAGCAGCAGCTCCAGTGCTGGCTCTGAAACCAACTCCAGAGCTACAGCCAGAGCCAGCTCCAGAACCAGCCCTGGCACCCAGTCCAGTGGCAGCACCAGCATCCGCTCCAGAGCTGCAGCCCACAGCACCAGCCTCGGAGCTACAGGCAGCTCCAGCACCCGTTTTGGATCAGGAGCCGGTTCCAGCACCAGCTCCAGAGCCGGAGCCAGTTGCATCACCTGCTCCAGAACGGGAACCGGCCCTGTCACAGACTCTAGAGCCAGAGCCCACTTCAGCACCCGCGCTGTCAGTGGAACCTTGCTGGCCTTCGCCTGTGTCCACGGAGAATGGGCTGAGCCAGGAGAAGCCTCACCTCTTAGCATTCCCTCCTGACCTGGTGGCAGAGCAGTTCACGCTGATGGATGCG GAGCTGTTCAAGAAGGTGGTGCCCTACCACTGCCTGGGTTCCATCTGGTCCCAGAGGGACAAGAAGGGCAAGGAGCACCTAGCACCCACTATCCGTGCCACCGTCACCCAGTTCAACAATGTGGCCAACTGTGTCATCACTACCTGCCTTGGGGACCGGAGCATGAAGGCCTCAGACAGGGCCCGGGTGGTGGAACACTGGGTCGAAGTGGCCAGG GAGTGCCGAGTCCTGAAGAACTTCTCCTCTCTCTACGCCATCCTCTCTGCCCTGCAGAGCAACGCCATCCACCGCCTGAAGAAGACGTGGGAGGAGGTCTCCAG GGACAGCTTCCGAATATTCCAGAAGCTATCTGAGATCTTCTCTGATGAGAACAACTACTCCTTGAGCAGAGAGCTGCTCATCAAG GAGGGGACCTCCAAGTTTGCGACCCTGGAGATGAATCCCAAGAGAACCCAGAGGCGGCCAAAGGAATCG GGTGTCATCCAGGGCACTGTCCCCTACCTGGGCACGTTTCTCACTGACCTGGTGATGCTGGACACTGCCATGAAGGATTATCTGTAT GGGAGGTTGATCAACTtcgagaagaggaggaag gagtttgaggtcatTGCGCAGATCAAGCTGCTTCAGTCAGCCTGCAACAATTACAGCATCGCGCCCGCGGAGCACTTTGGGTCCTGGTTCCGGGCCATGGAGTGGCTCAGTGAGGCCGAGAG CTACAGCCTGTCCTGTGAGCTGGAGCCCCCGTCTGAGTCTGCCAGCAACACCCTCAAGACCAAGAAGAGCACTGCCATTGTGAAGCGCTGGAGCGA CCGCCAGGCCCCCAGCACAGAGCTCAGCACCAGCAGCAGCTCCCACTCCAGGTCGTGTGACCAGCTCAGGTGTGGCTCCTACCTCAGCAGCGGGGACATCACAGATGCGCTCAGCGTGCACTCGGCCGGCTCCTCCAGCTCCGACGTGGAGGAGATCAACATGAGCTTCGTCCCAGAGTCCCCTGATGGCCAGGAAAAGAAG TTCTGGGAGTCGGCCTCCCAGTCCTCCCCAGAGACCTCCGGCATCAGCTCGGCCTCCAGCAGCACCTCCTCATCGTCCGCCTGCACCACGCCCGTGGCCACCACTCGCACCCACAAGCGCTCCGTCTCGGGGGTCTGCAGCTACAGCTCCTCCCTGCCGCTCTACAACCAGCAGGTGGGCGACTGCTGCATCGTCCGCGTCAGCCTGGACGTGGACAACGGCAACATGTACAAGAGCATCCTG GTGACCAGCCAGGATAAGGCTCCCACTGTCATTCGCAAGGCCCTGGACAAACACAACCTGGACGAGGAGGAGCCCGATGACTACGAGCTGCTGCAGATCATCTCAGGGGACCGCA AACTAAAGATCCCTGAAAACGCCAATGTGTTCTACGCCATGAACTCTACCGCCAACTATGACTTTGTCCTGAAGAAGCGGACCTTCTCCAAGGGGGCAAAGGTCAAGCACGGAGCCAGCTCCACCCTCCCTCGCATGAAGCAGAAAGGGCTCAGGATTGCCAAGGGCATCTTCTAA
- the Ralgds gene encoding ral guanine nucleotide dissociation stimulator isoform X2 — protein MVQRMWAESAGPAGGAEPLFPGSRRSRSVWDAVRLEVGVPDSCPVVLHSFTQLDPDLPRLESSTQEIGEELVNGVIYSISLRKVQLHHGASKGQRWLGGENESALNLYETCKVRTVKAGTLEKLVEHLVPAFQGSDLSYVTVFLCTYRAFTTTQQVLDLLFKRYGCILPYSSENGGPQEQLKNAISSILGTWLDQYSEDFCQPPDFPCLKQLVAYVQLNMPGSDLERRAHLLLAQLEDLEPSEAEPEGEETWALAAAPVLALKPTPELQPEPAPEPALAPSPVAAPASAPELQPTAPASELQAAPAPVLDQEPVPAPAPEPEPVASPAPEREPALSQTLEPEPTSAPALSVEPCWPSPVSTENGLSQEKPHLLAFPPDLVAEQFTLMDAELFKKVVPYHCLGSIWSQRDKKGKEHLAPTIRATVTQFNNVANCVITTCLGDRSMKASDRARVVEHWVEVARECRVLKNFSSLYAILSALQSNAIHRLKKTWEEVSRDSFRIFQKLSEIFSDENNYSLSRELLIKEGTSKFATLEMNPKRTQRRPKESGVIQGTVPYLGTFLTDLVMLDTAMKDYLYGRLINFEKRRKEFEVIAQIKLLQSACNNYSIAPAEHFGSWFRAMEWLSEAESYSLSCELEPPSESASNTLKTKKSTAIVKRWSDRQAPSTELSTSSSSHSRSCDQLRCGSYLSSGDITDALSVHSAGSSSSDVEEINMSFVPESPDGQEKKFWESASQSSPETSGISSASSSTSSSSACTTPVATTRTHKRSVSGVCSYSSSLPLYNQQVGDCCIVRVSLDVDNGNMYKSILVTSQDKAPTVIRKALDKHNLDEEEPDDYELLQIISGDRKLKIPENANVFYAMNSTANYDFVLKKRTFSKGAKVKHGASSTLPRMKQKGLRIAKGIF, from the exons AGCTCCACGCAGGAGATCGGTGAGGAGCTGGTCAACGGGGTCATCTACTCCATCTCCCTGCGCAAGGTGCAGCTGCATCATGGGGCCAGCAAGGGCCAGCGCTGGCTCGGG GGTGAGAACGAGTCGGCGCTGAACCTCTATGAGACCTGCAAGGTGCGCACCGTGAAGGCGGGCACGCTGGAGAAGCTGGTGGAGCACCTGGTGCCCGCCTTCCAGGGCAGCGACCTTTCCTATGTCACCGTCTTCCTGTGCACCTATAGAGCCTTCACTACTACCCAGCAGGTGCTGGACCTGCTCTTTAAAAG ATATGGCTGCATCCTGCCctactccagtgagaatggcggACCTCAGGAGCAACTTAAAAA CGCCATCTCCTCCATCCTGGGGACCTGGCTGGACCAGTACTCGGAGGATTTCTGCCAGCCTCCGGATTTTCCCTGCCTCAAGCAGCTGGTGGCTTATGTGCAGCTCAACATGCCTGGCTCGGACCTGGAGCGCCGTGCCCACCTTCTTCTGGCCCAGCTGGAGGACCTGGAGCCCAGCGAGGCTGAGCCCGAGGGCGAGGAGACCTGGG CGCTAGCAGCAGCTCCAGTGCTGGCTCTGAAACCAACTCCAGAGCTACAGCCAGAGCCAGCTCCAGAACCAGCCCTGGCACCCAGTCCAGTGGCAGCACCAGCATCCGCTCCAGAGCTGCAGCCCACAGCACCAGCCTCGGAGCTACAGGCAGCTCCAGCACCCGTTTTGGATCAGGAGCCGGTTCCAGCACCAGCTCCAGAGCCGGAGCCAGTTGCATCACCTGCTCCAGAACGGGAACCGGCCCTGTCACAGACTCTAGAGCCAGAGCCCACTTCAGCACCCGCGCTGTCAGTGGAACCTTGCTGGCCTTCGCCTGTGTCCACGGAGAATGGGCTGAGCCAGGAGAAGCCTCACCTCTTAGCATTCCCTCCTGACCTGGTGGCAGAGCAGTTCACGCTGATGGATGCG GAGCTGTTCAAGAAGGTGGTGCCCTACCACTGCCTGGGTTCCATCTGGTCCCAGAGGGACAAGAAGGGCAAGGAGCACCTAGCACCCACTATCCGTGCCACCGTCACCCAGTTCAACAATGTGGCCAACTGTGTCATCACTACCTGCCTTGGGGACCGGAGCATGAAGGCCTCAGACAGGGCCCGGGTGGTGGAACACTGGGTCGAAGTGGCCAGG GAGTGCCGAGTCCTGAAGAACTTCTCCTCTCTCTACGCCATCCTCTCTGCCCTGCAGAGCAACGCCATCCACCGCCTGAAGAAGACGTGGGAGGAGGTCTCCAG GGACAGCTTCCGAATATTCCAGAAGCTATCTGAGATCTTCTCTGATGAGAACAACTACTCCTTGAGCAGAGAGCTGCTCATCAAG GAGGGGACCTCCAAGTTTGCGACCCTGGAGATGAATCCCAAGAGAACCCAGAGGCGGCCAAAGGAATCG GGTGTCATCCAGGGCACTGTCCCCTACCTGGGCACGTTTCTCACTGACCTGGTGATGCTGGACACTGCCATGAAGGATTATCTGTAT GGGAGGTTGATCAACTtcgagaagaggaggaag gagtttgaggtcatTGCGCAGATCAAGCTGCTTCAGTCAGCCTGCAACAATTACAGCATCGCGCCCGCGGAGCACTTTGGGTCCTGGTTCCGGGCCATGGAGTGGCTCAGTGAGGCCGAGAG CTACAGCCTGTCCTGTGAGCTGGAGCCCCCGTCTGAGTCTGCCAGCAACACCCTCAAGACCAAGAAGAGCACTGCCATTGTGAAGCGCTGGAGCGA CCGCCAGGCCCCCAGCACAGAGCTCAGCACCAGCAGCAGCTCCCACTCCAGGTCGTGTGACCAGCTCAGGTGTGGCTCCTACCTCAGCAGCGGGGACATCACAGATGCGCTCAGCGTGCACTCGGCCGGCTCCTCCAGCTCCGACGTGGAGGAGATCAACATGAGCTTCGTCCCAGAGTCCCCTGATGGCCAGGAAAAGAAG TTCTGGGAGTCGGCCTCCCAGTCCTCCCCAGAGACCTCCGGCATCAGCTCGGCCTCCAGCAGCACCTCCTCATCGTCCGCCTGCACCACGCCCGTGGCCACCACTCGCACCCACAAGCGCTCCGTCTCGGGGGTCTGCAGCTACAGCTCCTCCCTGCCGCTCTACAACCAGCAGGTGGGCGACTGCTGCATCGTCCGCGTCAGCCTGGACGTGGACAACGGCAACATGTACAAGAGCATCCTG GTGACCAGCCAGGATAAGGCTCCCACTGTCATTCGCAAGGCCCTGGACAAACACAACCTGGACGAGGAGGAGCCCGATGACTACGAGCTGCTGCAGATCATCTCAGGGGACCGCA AACTAAAGATCCCTGAAAACGCCAATGTGTTCTACGCCATGAACTCTACCGCCAACTATGACTTTGTCCTGAAGAAGCGGACCTTCTCCAAGGGGGCAAAGGTCAAGCACGGAGCCAGCTCCACCCTCCCTCGCATGAAGCAGAAAGGGCTCAGGATTGCCAAGGGCATCTTCTAA
- the Ralgds gene encoding ral guanine nucleotide dissociation stimulator isoform X1 has translation MVQRMWAESAGPAGGAEPLFPGSRRSRSVWDAVRLEVGVPDSCPVVLHSFTQLDPDLPRLESSTQEIGEELVNGVIYSISLRKVQLHHGASKGQRWLGGENESALNLYETCKVRTVKAGTLEKLVEHLVPAFQGSDLSYVTVFLCTYRAFTTTQQVLDLLFKRYGRCDALTASPRYGCILPYSSENGGPQEQLKNAISSILGTWLDQYSEDFCQPPDFPCLKQLVAYVQLNMPGSDLERRAHLLLAQLEDLEPSEAEPEGEETWALAAAPVLALKPTPELQPEPAPEPALAPSPVAAPASAPELQPTAPASELQAAPAPVLDQEPVPAPAPEPEPVASPAPEREPALSQTLEPEPTSAPALSVEPCWPSPVSTENGLSQEKPHLLAFPPDLVAEQFTLMDAELFKKVVPYHCLGSIWSQRDKKGKEHLAPTIRATVTQFNNVANCVITTCLGDRSMKASDRARVVEHWVEVARECRVLKNFSSLYAILSALQSNAIHRLKKTWEEVSRDSFRIFQKLSEIFSDENNYSLSRELLIKEGTSKFATLEMNPKRTQRRPKESGVIQGTVPYLGTFLTDLVMLDTAMKDYLYGRLINFEKRRKEFEVIAQIKLLQSACNNYSIAPAEHFGSWFRAMEWLSEAESYSLSCELEPPSESASNTLKTKKSTAIVKRWSDRQAPSTELSTSSSSHSRSCDQLRCGSYLSSGDITDALSVHSAGSSSSDVEEINMSFVPESPDGQEKKFWESASQSSPETSGISSASSSTSSSSACTTPVATTRTHKRSVSGVCSYSSSLPLYNQQVGDCCIVRVSLDVDNGNMYKSILVTSQDKAPTVIRKALDKHNLDEEEPDDYELLQIISGDRKLKIPENANVFYAMNSTANYDFVLKKRTFSKGAKVKHGASSTLPRMKQKGLRIAKGIF, from the exons AGCTCCACGCAGGAGATCGGTGAGGAGCTGGTCAACGGGGTCATCTACTCCATCTCCCTGCGCAAGGTGCAGCTGCATCATGGGGCCAGCAAGGGCCAGCGCTGGCTCGGG GGTGAGAACGAGTCGGCGCTGAACCTCTATGAGACCTGCAAGGTGCGCACCGTGAAGGCGGGCACGCTGGAGAAGCTGGTGGAGCACCTGGTGCCCGCCTTCCAGGGCAGCGACCTTTCCTATGTCACCGTCTTCCTGTGCACCTATAGAGCCTTCACTACTACCCAGCAGGTGCTGGACCTGCTCTTTAAAAG GTACGGTAGATGTGACGCCCTCACGGCCTCCCCTAGATATGGCTGCATCCTGCCctactccagtgagaatggcggACCTCAGGAGCAACTTAAAAA CGCCATCTCCTCCATCCTGGGGACCTGGCTGGACCAGTACTCGGAGGATTTCTGCCAGCCTCCGGATTTTCCCTGCCTCAAGCAGCTGGTGGCTTATGTGCAGCTCAACATGCCTGGCTCGGACCTGGAGCGCCGTGCCCACCTTCTTCTGGCCCAGCTGGAGGACCTGGAGCCCAGCGAGGCTGAGCCCGAGGGCGAGGAGACCTGGG CGCTAGCAGCAGCTCCAGTGCTGGCTCTGAAACCAACTCCAGAGCTACAGCCAGAGCCAGCTCCAGAACCAGCCCTGGCACCCAGTCCAGTGGCAGCACCAGCATCCGCTCCAGAGCTGCAGCCCACAGCACCAGCCTCGGAGCTACAGGCAGCTCCAGCACCCGTTTTGGATCAGGAGCCGGTTCCAGCACCAGCTCCAGAGCCGGAGCCAGTTGCATCACCTGCTCCAGAACGGGAACCGGCCCTGTCACAGACTCTAGAGCCAGAGCCCACTTCAGCACCCGCGCTGTCAGTGGAACCTTGCTGGCCTTCGCCTGTGTCCACGGAGAATGGGCTGAGCCAGGAGAAGCCTCACCTCTTAGCATTCCCTCCTGACCTGGTGGCAGAGCAGTTCACGCTGATGGATGCG GAGCTGTTCAAGAAGGTGGTGCCCTACCACTGCCTGGGTTCCATCTGGTCCCAGAGGGACAAGAAGGGCAAGGAGCACCTAGCACCCACTATCCGTGCCACCGTCACCCAGTTCAACAATGTGGCCAACTGTGTCATCACTACCTGCCTTGGGGACCGGAGCATGAAGGCCTCAGACAGGGCCCGGGTGGTGGAACACTGGGTCGAAGTGGCCAGG GAGTGCCGAGTCCTGAAGAACTTCTCCTCTCTCTACGCCATCCTCTCTGCCCTGCAGAGCAACGCCATCCACCGCCTGAAGAAGACGTGGGAGGAGGTCTCCAG GGACAGCTTCCGAATATTCCAGAAGCTATCTGAGATCTTCTCTGATGAGAACAACTACTCCTTGAGCAGAGAGCTGCTCATCAAG GAGGGGACCTCCAAGTTTGCGACCCTGGAGATGAATCCCAAGAGAACCCAGAGGCGGCCAAAGGAATCG GGTGTCATCCAGGGCACTGTCCCCTACCTGGGCACGTTTCTCACTGACCTGGTGATGCTGGACACTGCCATGAAGGATTATCTGTAT GGGAGGTTGATCAACTtcgagaagaggaggaag gagtttgaggtcatTGCGCAGATCAAGCTGCTTCAGTCAGCCTGCAACAATTACAGCATCGCGCCCGCGGAGCACTTTGGGTCCTGGTTCCGGGCCATGGAGTGGCTCAGTGAGGCCGAGAG CTACAGCCTGTCCTGTGAGCTGGAGCCCCCGTCTGAGTCTGCCAGCAACACCCTCAAGACCAAGAAGAGCACTGCCATTGTGAAGCGCTGGAGCGA CCGCCAGGCCCCCAGCACAGAGCTCAGCACCAGCAGCAGCTCCCACTCCAGGTCGTGTGACCAGCTCAGGTGTGGCTCCTACCTCAGCAGCGGGGACATCACAGATGCGCTCAGCGTGCACTCGGCCGGCTCCTCCAGCTCCGACGTGGAGGAGATCAACATGAGCTTCGTCCCAGAGTCCCCTGATGGCCAGGAAAAGAAG TTCTGGGAGTCGGCCTCCCAGTCCTCCCCAGAGACCTCCGGCATCAGCTCGGCCTCCAGCAGCACCTCCTCATCGTCCGCCTGCACCACGCCCGTGGCCACCACTCGCACCCACAAGCGCTCCGTCTCGGGGGTCTGCAGCTACAGCTCCTCCCTGCCGCTCTACAACCAGCAGGTGGGCGACTGCTGCATCGTCCGCGTCAGCCTGGACGTGGACAACGGCAACATGTACAAGAGCATCCTG GTGACCAGCCAGGATAAGGCTCCCACTGTCATTCGCAAGGCCCTGGACAAACACAACCTGGACGAGGAGGAGCCCGATGACTACGAGCTGCTGCAGATCATCTCAGGGGACCGCA AACTAAAGATCCCTGAAAACGCCAATGTGTTCTACGCCATGAACTCTACCGCCAACTATGACTTTGTCCTGAAGAAGCGGACCTTCTCCAAGGGGGCAAAGGTCAAGCACGGAGCCAGCTCCACCCTCCCTCGCATGAAGCAGAAAGGGCTCAGGATTGCCAAGGGCATCTTCTAA